A DNA window from Planctomycetota bacterium contains the following coding sequences:
- the raiA gene encoding ribosome-associated translation inhibitor RaiA, with amino-acid sequence MSARHGHLSDATQAKIKAKLEKMTRLFERLMAIDVTVDLEDRDNPTVDLKLSAEHKHDFVATEQGSELMASLDGAMHKIEQQLRKYKEKVQNHHRGPGLRQASAEQGAAEQEAEGS; translated from the coding sequence ATTTCGGCGCGTCATGGCCATTTGAGCGACGCGACCCAGGCCAAGATCAAAGCCAAGCTAGAAAAGATGACGCGGTTGTTCGAGCGGCTGATGGCCATTGACGTGACGGTCGACCTGGAAGATCGGGACAACCCGACGGTCGATCTCAAGCTGTCGGCCGAGCATAAGCACGACTTCGTGGCGACCGAGCAGGGGAGCGAGCTGATGGCCTCGCTCGACGGCGCCATGCACAAGATCGAGCAGCAATTGCGCAAGTACAAGGAAAAGGTCCAGAATCACCACCGCGGGCCGGGCCTGCGGCAGGCCAGCGCCGAACAGGGGGCCGCGGAGCAAGAAGCCGAAGGTTCCTAA
- a CDS encoding PTS sugar transporter subunit IIA — MKFADFVTRQAVKANLEADVKENVIREMVESLLSAGNLPADQPDSIVKAILKREELGSTGIGRGVAVPHTKHPSVTKLTGAVAVSSEGVDFQSLDGEKVHLLFLLVSPPDRPGDHLRALEYVSRKLRNDNFCKFLKQARSTEDILTLLDEADNDQFNV, encoded by the coding sequence ATGAAGTTTGCCGACTTCGTGACCCGCCAGGCCGTCAAGGCGAACCTGGAGGCGGATGTCAAAGAGAATGTTATTCGCGAAATGGTCGAATCGTTGCTCTCGGCCGGCAATCTGCCCGCCGATCAACCCGACAGCATCGTCAAGGCGATTCTCAAGCGCGAAGAGCTGGGCAGCACGGGCATCGGCCGCGGCGTGGCCGTGCCGCACACCAAGCATCCCAGCGTCACCAAGCTGACCGGTGCCGTCGCCGTCAGCAGCGAAGGCGTCGACTTTCAGAGCCTGGACGGCGAGAAGGTCCACCTGCTGTTCTTGCTGGTCTCGCCGCCCGACCGGCCGGGGGACCACCTGCGAGCGCTGGAGTATGTCTCGCGCAAGTTGCGCAACGACAACTTTTGCAAGTTCCTCAAGCAGGCCAGGTCGACGGAAGACATCCTGACGTTGCTCGACGAAGCCGATAACGATCAGTTCAACGTCTAG
- a CDS encoding HPr family phosphocarrier protein: MSELKQTRAAVVKNPNGLHARPADLLVKLAMKFSSNIVIVKGFERVDAKSILGILTLAATEGTELSIEAEGADATAAVDALAELVSSTFGEE, from the coding sequence ATGAGCGAGCTGAAGCAAACGCGGGCGGCGGTGGTGAAAAACCCCAATGGCCTGCATGCGCGGCCGGCCGACTTGCTGGTCAAACTCGCCATGAAGTTTTCCTCGAACATTGTCATTGTCAAAGGTTTCGAGCGAGTCGACGCCAAAAGCATTCTGGGCATCCTGACGCTGGCGGCCACCGAAGGAACCGAGTTGTCGATCGAGGCCGAGGGGGCTGACGCGACAGCGGCGGTCGACGCGCTGGCCGAGCTGGTCTCTAGCACGTTCGGCGAAGAATAG